In Rhizophagus irregularis chromosome 30, complete sequence, a genomic segment contains:
- a CDS encoding uncharacterized protein (SECRETED:cutsite_VQG-SA; SECRETED:prob_0.4745); SECRETED:SignalP(1-23), giving the protein MSQFFKMKLFLILFLAFTIAVQGSAQNQEDPKKTSTVFVTSTSVAASPTSTPAGNNSLPGTTLVDSIGPIVAASIVVFLIIVILIAAFFFTRRKKQIIKNNINIRNPNDPNV; this is encoded by the exons atgtcacaattttttaaaatgaagtTATTTTTGATCCTCTTTCTTGCCTTTACTATTG cTGTGCAGGGCTCAGCTCAAAATCAAGAAGACCCAAAGAAAACATCAACAGTTTTCGTTACATCTACATCAGTAGCTGCCTCACCCACATCAACTCCTGCTGGAAACAATTCACTTCCCGGTACAACACTCGTTGATTCAATTGGACCTATTGTTGCCGCATCAATCGTagtgtttttaattatagttattttaattgCTGCTTTCTTTTTCACAAGGAGAAAGAaacaaatcataaaaaataatataaatatacgtAACCCAAATGACCCAAATGTTTAA